The following proteins come from a genomic window of Halomarina ordinaria:
- the gnd gene encoding phosphogluconate dehydrogenase (NAD(+)-dependent, decarboxylating), translated as MQLGVVGLGRMGRIVAERVMDAGHDVVAFDVDETAVAAAADAGATPAASLAALADELGEDKRIWLMVPAGDIVDATLSELEPHLTSDDVVVDGGNSHFEDSVRRAESTPAAYLDCGTSGGPAGADLGFSLMVGGPEWAYEELTPVFDAVATGPDGHDRMGPAGSGHYVKMVHNGVEYALMQTYGEGFDLLANGRYDLDLEAVARTWNNGAVIRSWLLELCEEAFREEGSDLGTVADRIEGGSTGTWTVQEALEQEVAMPLVYAALAERFGSRADDGRFSRRLANRLRYGFGRHEVVREE; from the coding sequence ATGCAACTGGGAGTCGTCGGCCTCGGTCGGATGGGTCGCATCGTCGCCGAACGGGTCATGGACGCCGGACACGACGTGGTCGCGTTCGACGTCGACGAGACGGCCGTCGCGGCGGCGGCCGACGCGGGGGCGACGCCCGCCGCGTCGCTCGCGGCGCTGGCGGACGAACTCGGCGAGGACAAGCGCATCTGGCTGATGGTCCCCGCGGGCGACATCGTGGACGCGACGCTCTCGGAACTCGAACCGCACCTCACGAGCGACGACGTCGTCGTCGACGGCGGGAACTCCCACTTCGAGGACTCGGTGCGGCGCGCCGAGTCGACGCCCGCGGCGTACCTCGACTGCGGCACGAGCGGCGGACCGGCCGGCGCCGACCTCGGCTTCTCGCTGATGGTCGGCGGCCCCGAGTGGGCCTACGAGGAACTGACGCCCGTCTTCGACGCCGTCGCGACCGGTCCCGACGGCCACGACCGGATGGGTCCCGCCGGGTCGGGCCACTACGTGAAGATGGTCCACAACGGCGTCGAGTACGCCCTCATGCAGACCTACGGCGAGGGGTTCGACCTGCTGGCGAACGGGCGCTACGACCTCGACCTCGAGGCCGTCGCTCGCACGTGGAACAACGGCGCCGTCATCCGGTCGTGGCTGCTCGAACTCTGCGAGGAGGCGTTCCGCGAGGAGGGGAGCGACCTGGGTACCGTCGCCGACCGCATCGAGGGCGGGTCGACCGGCACGTGGACGGTCCAGGAGGCGCTCGAACAGGAGGTGGCGATGCCGCTCGTCTACGCGGCGCTGGCGGAGCGCTTCGGCTCGCGGGCCGACGACGGCCGGTTCTCCCGGCGGCTGGCGAACCGCCTGCGCTACGGCTTCGGGCGTCACGAAGTCGTCCGCGAGGAGTGA
- a CDS encoding alpha-ketoacid dehydrogenase subunit beta translates to MAQAATERELTMSRAMVEAVASEMRDGDEVFVMGEDVADYGGIFDSTQGLLAEFGRDRVMDVPISETAFIGAAVGAAQQGMRPIAELMFVDFFGVCMDQIYNQMAKNTYMSGGAVNVPMVLTTAVGGTYNDAAQHSQTLYGTFAHLPGMKVVVPSTAYDAKGLMHSAIRDDDPVVYMFHKRLMGLGWMPAPEGPKTPVPEEAYTIPFGEADVKREGSDATVVTLGLHVHRALEAAETLAEEGVEAEVVDLRTLVPMDTETVVESVRKTGRLVVVDEDYRSFGLTGEVVTRVAERALDDLEAVRRLAVPDVPIPYARPLEEAVNPDTGAIAEAVRETVE, encoded by the coding sequence ATGGCGCAGGCGGCCACCGAGCGGGAGTTGACGATGAGCCGCGCGATGGTCGAGGCCGTCGCGAGCGAGATGCGCGACGGCGACGAGGTGTTCGTCATGGGCGAGGACGTCGCCGACTACGGCGGCATCTTCGACTCGACGCAGGGGCTGCTGGCGGAGTTCGGCCGCGACCGGGTGATGGACGTCCCCATCAGCGAGACGGCGTTCATCGGGGCGGCCGTGGGGGCGGCCCAGCAGGGGATGCGCCCGATTGCCGAGCTGATGTTCGTCGACTTCTTCGGCGTCTGTATGGACCAGATCTACAACCAGATGGCGAAGAACACGTACATGAGCGGCGGGGCGGTTAACGTCCCGATGGTCCTCACGACCGCCGTCGGCGGGACGTACAACGACGCGGCCCAGCACTCCCAGACGCTCTACGGCACCTTCGCACATCTACCGGGGATGAAGGTGGTCGTCCCGTCGACGGCCTACGACGCCAAGGGACTGATGCACAGCGCCATCCGCGACGACGACCCGGTCGTCTACATGTTCCACAAGCGCCTGATGGGACTGGGCTGGATGCCCGCCCCTGAGGGGCCGAAGACGCCCGTCCCCGAGGAGGCGTACACCATCCCCTTCGGCGAGGCCGACGTGAAACGCGAGGGGAGCGACGCCACCGTCGTCACCCTCGGCCTGCACGTCCACCGGGCGCTCGAGGCGGCCGAGACGCTCGCCGAGGAGGGCGTCGAGGCGGAGGTCGTCGACCTGCGGACGCTCGTCCCGATGGACACCGAGACGGTCGTCGAGTCGGTCCGGAAGACCGGTCGGCTGGTCGTCGTCGACGAGGACTACCGCTCGTTCGGCCTCACCGGTGAGGTCGTCACGCGGGTCGCCGAGCGCGCCCTCGACGACCTGGAGGCGGTGCGTCGACTCGCCGTCCCGGACGTGCCGATTCCGTACGCCCGACCGCTCGAGGAGGCGGTCAATCCGGACACCGGGGCCATCGCCGAGGCGGTCCGCGAGACCGTCGAATGA
- a CDS encoding NAD-binding protein gives MSPGKPYDPLEQQLRHLRSVESLGDLSGRQRKVVTFGAALATLLVCYALVYQYGMRTLEGTDRTFFQALNTVVATMTTTGYGSDAPWGSPWMNALVVSYQLSGIVIGLVTLRILIIPLFERAPVVLDDRLTSKDGHVVVCEYGRGKDVLLDELEESGIEYVLVNSDKQEAIDLSNRDYQAIDGDPTRTETLERASVGKAAFVVSDAGDRNASVLLTARRLNDEARLLCLTETQRRREALERIGADRVVCPSALIGRRLAEKATTTFDLAPSVDGFDDDTVVRELVVRRGGALDGTRVGETAVAAAPELTLVAAWVDGELRLPPRPTDRLTPDAVLVVVGPASSLESADEGVAGVRSPRRHTSVVVAGVGQAGSTAVERFPDEVDVVTVDVEDGPDADVVGDASEAATLREAGLEDATALVVALDDDDDALLTTAIGRSLTDDIEILVRVSDAENVPKAFDAGADYALSEQRTTARTLATEVHRESVVHPVGQVRFIRVDGENFADESLADADDRSGSGRVLVGVERNGALHTDETTTIRLDDTVVVAGTDEMLHDFEHDAVGE, from the coding sequence ATGAGTCCGGGAAAACCGTACGACCCGCTCGAACAGCAGTTGCGGCACCTCCGGTCGGTCGAGTCGCTCGGCGACCTCTCGGGCCGCCAGCGCAAGGTCGTGACGTTCGGCGCGGCGCTGGCCACCCTGCTCGTCTGCTACGCGCTGGTCTACCAGTACGGGATGCGCACGCTGGAGGGAACCGACCGGACCTTCTTTCAGGCGCTCAACACCGTCGTCGCGACGATGACCACCACCGGGTACGGCTCCGACGCACCGTGGGGGAGCCCCTGGATGAACGCGCTCGTCGTCTCGTACCAGCTCTCCGGTATCGTCATCGGCCTCGTCACCCTGCGCATCCTCATCATCCCGCTGTTCGAGCGCGCACCGGTCGTCCTCGACGACCGACTGACGTCGAAGGACGGCCACGTCGTCGTCTGTGAGTACGGCCGGGGGAAGGACGTGCTCCTCGACGAACTCGAGGAGTCCGGCATCGAGTACGTCCTCGTCAACTCGGACAAACAGGAGGCCATCGACCTGTCGAACCGCGACTACCAGGCCATCGACGGCGACCCGACGCGGACGGAGACGCTGGAGCGCGCCTCCGTCGGGAAGGCGGCGTTCGTCGTCAGCGACGCCGGCGACCGCAACGCGAGCGTGCTGTTGACGGCCCGCCGACTGAACGACGAGGCCCGACTCCTCTGTCTCACGGAGACCCAGCGTCGGCGCGAGGCCCTCGAACGCATCGGCGCCGACCGCGTGGTCTGTCCCTCGGCGCTCATCGGCCGGCGCCTGGCCGAGAAGGCGACGACGACGTTCGACCTCGCACCGTCCGTCGACGGCTTCGACGACGACACCGTCGTCAGGGAACTGGTCGTCAGACGTGGCGGCGCGCTCGACGGCACGCGGGTCGGCGAGACCGCCGTCGCGGCCGCCCCCGAACTCACGCTCGTCGCCGCCTGGGTCGACGGGGAGTTGCGCCTCCCGCCGCGGCCGACCGACCGCCTGACCCCCGACGCGGTGCTGGTCGTCGTCGGTCCGGCGTCGTCGCTCGAATCGGCCGACGAAGGTGTCGCCGGCGTCCGCTCCCCCCGCCGGCACACGAGCGTCGTCGTCGCCGGCGTCGGCCAGGCCGGCAGCACCGCAGTCGAGCGATTCCCCGACGAGGTCGACGTGGTGACGGTCGACGTCGAGGACGGTCCCGACGCGGACGTCGTCGGCGACGCGAGCGAGGCGGCCACGCTCCGCGAGGCGGGTCTCGAGGACGCCACGGCGCTCGTCGTCGCCCTCGACGACGACGACGACGCGCTGTTGACCACCGCTATCGGCCGGTCGCTGACCGACGACATCGAGATACTGGTTCGGGTCTCGGACGCCGAGAACGTCCCGAAGGCGTTCGACGCGGGGGCCGACTACGCCCTCTCGGAGCAGCGCACGACCGCCCGGACGCTCGCCACGGAGGTCCACCGCGAGTCGGTCGTCCACCCCGTCGGTCAGGTCCGATTCATCCGCGTCGATGGGGAGAACTTCGCCGACGAATCGCTCGCCGACGCCGACGACCGCTCCGGGAGCGGGCGTGTCCTCGTCGGCGTCGAACGGAACGGGGCGCTCCACACGGACGAGACCACCACCATCCGCCTGGACGACACGGTCGTCGTCGCGGGGACCGACGAGATGCTCCACGACTTCGAACACGACGCGGTCGGGGAGTAG
- a CDS encoding MATE family efflux transporter has product MSPARDSITEGGLARPLFTLAWPIVVTELLQVAYNVADTLWLGQLSAAAVAAMSIAFPLIFLFLSIGGGFTVAGSILVAQYTGADSDDDAGKIAGQTLSFITLLAVAIAVVGYLATGPLLALIPTDPETAVDVVPLAEEYMRVFFLGTPFMFGFFVFSALMRGYGDTRTPMRVMFLSVALNVALDPVFIFGFEANPLFGVLGLAGVEAALFEATGFAGMGVAGAALATLLSRLVAMGVGFYLILATGAGPAVSLGHLRPDLDAIRKIVRIGVPSALEQSTSALAMITLTVMVATFPTATVAAYGLGNRLVSLVFLPAMGLGRATDTMVGQNLGAGKDGRAERAVHLAAGTGAGVMLVVAGLAFVAAEPVVNVFIGERTPEALRTIDLGAEYLRIRTVEFAFIGVLQVLLGAYRGAGKTRTALAFSMVALWLGRVPTVYYLAFVADMGATGIWIGMALGNVVGAVAAGAWFLRGTWKQRVVDVDVPSRPEAVGDGED; this is encoded by the coding sequence GTGAGCCCCGCACGCGACTCGATAACCGAGGGGGGACTGGCCCGCCCCCTGTTCACCCTCGCGTGGCCCATCGTCGTCACCGAACTCCTCCAGGTGGCGTACAACGTCGCCGACACCCTCTGGCTCGGCCAGCTCTCGGCGGCGGCGGTGGCGGCCATGAGCATCGCCTTCCCGCTCATCTTCCTCTTTCTCTCCATCGGCGGCGGGTTCACCGTCGCCGGGAGCATCCTCGTCGCGCAGTACACCGGTGCCGACAGCGACGACGACGCGGGGAAGATAGCCGGTCAGACCCTCTCGTTCATCACCCTGCTGGCGGTGGCCATCGCCGTCGTCGGCTACCTCGCGACGGGGCCGTTACTGGCGCTCATACCCACGGACCCGGAGACGGCGGTGGACGTCGTCCCGCTCGCCGAGGAGTACATGCGCGTGTTCTTCCTCGGGACGCCGTTCATGTTCGGGTTCTTCGTCTTCTCCGCGCTCATGCGCGGGTACGGCGACACTCGCACCCCGATGCGCGTCATGTTCCTCTCGGTGGCGCTCAACGTCGCGCTCGACCCCGTGTTCATCTTCGGGTTCGAGGCCAACCCGCTGTTCGGCGTCCTCGGCCTCGCAGGCGTAGAGGCGGCGCTGTTCGAGGCGACGGGCTTCGCCGGGATGGGCGTCGCGGGCGCGGCGCTCGCCACCCTCCTCTCGCGGCTGGTCGCCATGGGCGTCGGCTTCTACCTCATCCTCGCGACCGGCGCCGGCCCGGCCGTCTCGCTCGGCCACCTCCGCCCCGACCTCGACGCCATCCGGAAGATAGTCCGCATCGGCGTGCCGAGCGCGCTCGAACAGTCCACCAGCGCGCTGGCGATGATAACCCTCACCGTCATGGTCGCGACGTTTCCGACGGCGACCGTCGCCGCCTACGGCCTCGGTAACCGCCTCGTCTCGCTCGTCTTCCTCCCCGCGATGGGCCTCGGCCGGGCGACCGACACCATGGTCGGGCAGAACCTCGGCGCCGGCAAGGACGGCCGCGCGGAACGGGCCGTCCACCTCGCCGCTGGCACCGGCGCGGGGGTGATGCTCGTCGTCGCCGGCCTGGCGTTCGTCGCCGCCGAACCCGTCGTGAACGTCTTCATCGGCGAACGCACCCCCGAGGCGCTCCGCACCATCGACCTCGGCGCCGAGTACCTCCGCATCCGCACCGTCGAGTTCGCCTTCATCGGCGTCCTCCAGGTCCTCCTCGGGGCGTACCGGGGGGCGGGCAAGACCCGGACGGCGCTCGCGTTCTCGATGGTGGCGCTGTGGCTGGGGCGCGTCCCGACCGTCTACTATCTCGCGTTCGTCGCCGACATGGGCGCGACCGGCATCTGGATCGGCATGGCCCTCGGCAACGTCGTCGGCGCCGTCGCCGCCGGCGCGTGGTTCCTCCGCGGGACGTGGAAACAGCGAGTCGTCGACGTGGACGTGCCCTCGCGACCGGAGGCGGTCGGAGACGGCGAGGACTGA
- a CDS encoding thiamine pyrophosphate-dependent dehydrogenase E1 component subunit alpha, whose translation MYEWMVTARHYEERLQEEYLEGKQPAFDISAGPIPGELHLAAGHEAAAAGVCAHLRDDDVVTATHRPHHVAIAKGVDLKRMTAEIFGRRTGLCKGKGGHMHLFDPDVNFACSGIIAEGCPPAVGAAMAAKKRNTDGVAVSFVGEGAIDQGGFLESLNLAAVHDLPVVFVIEDNDWAISMPKERVTDVSDGSQRAAGFDMPGVRIDYDDAVAVFEAAEEAVMRARAGNGPSLVEVQVHRRMGHFMGDAEAYRPEDDVERHQRLDSVERLADDLRSSDVSDEELAAIRERAHERVEEAIAWAKDQPEPDPAEVTEDVFVDGGQRPRAADAPAGGDD comes from the coding sequence ATGTACGAGTGGATGGTGACCGCTCGGCACTACGAGGAACGCCTCCAGGAGGAGTACCTGGAGGGGAAACAGCCGGCGTTCGACATCTCGGCGGGGCCGATACCCGGCGAGTTGCACCTGGCGGCGGGTCACGAGGCGGCCGCGGCGGGCGTCTGCGCACACCTGCGCGACGACGACGTCGTGACGGCGACGCACCGCCCCCACCACGTCGCCATCGCGAAGGGCGTCGACCTGAAGCGGATGACCGCCGAGATATTCGGCCGGCGGACCGGCCTCTGCAAGGGGAAGGGCGGCCACATGCACCTGTTCGACCCCGACGTGAACTTCGCGTGTAGCGGCATCATCGCGGAGGGCTGTCCGCCCGCAGTGGGAGCGGCGATGGCCGCGAAGAAACGGAACACCGACGGCGTGGCCGTCTCGTTCGTCGGCGAGGGGGCCATCGACCAGGGCGGGTTCCTCGAGTCGCTGAACCTCGCCGCGGTCCACGACCTGCCGGTCGTGTTCGTCATCGAGGACAACGACTGGGCCATCAGCATGCCGAAAGAGCGCGTAACGGACGTCTCGGACGGCTCCCAGCGCGCGGCGGGGTTCGACATGCCGGGCGTCCGTATCGACTACGACGACGCCGTCGCGGTCTTCGAGGCCGCGGAGGAGGCCGTCATGCGCGCCCGGGCGGGCAACGGCCCCTCGCTCGTCGAGGTCCAGGTCCACCGCCGGATGGGGCACTTCATGGGCGACGCCGAGGCCTACCGCCCGGAGGACGACGTCGAGCGCCACCAGCGACTCGACTCCGTCGAGCGACTCGCGGACGACCTGCGCTCCTCGGACGTGAGCGACGAGGAGCTGGCGGCGATACGCGAACGCGCCCACGAACGCGTCGAGGAGGCCATCGCGTGGGCGAAAGACCAGCCCGAGCCGGACCCGGCGGAGGTCACGGAGGACGTCTTCGTGGACGGGGGGCAGCGTCCGCGGGCGGCCGACGCGCCCGCCGGAGGTGACGACTGA
- a CDS encoding 2Fe-2S iron-sulfur cluster-binding protein has product MVDALGIGLGALFTLIAVSLHYTRGTEWTPTEDISEDVLERRAASVPKTDFPEPMNRSIGGGGAAAGAVAAGEGEGELEEGGAAAEGDDDPSAIPDDEAEVFEIEYTKEGQTIEVKENETLLEAGEDEGWDLPYACRQGQCISCSGHIADGGHSEDYVTHHTNEMLGDEEMSEGYTLTCVAYPTTDFTLETGESP; this is encoded by the coding sequence ATGGTTGACGCACTGGGTATCGGGCTGGGGGCGCTCTTCACCCTCATCGCCGTCTCGCTACACTACACGAGGGGCACCGAGTGGACGCCGACGGAGGACATCTCCGAGGACGTCCTCGAACGGCGCGCGGCGAGCGTTCCGAAGACCGACTTCCCCGAGCCGATGAACCGCTCCATCGGGGGCGGCGGCGCCGCCGCCGGGGCCGTCGCCGCCGGCGAGGGGGAGGGCGAGCTCGAGGAGGGTGGCGCGGCGGCCGAGGGCGACGACGACCCCTCGGCCATCCCCGACGACGAGGCGGAGGTGTTCGAGATCGAGTACACGAAGGAGGGCCAGACCATCGAGGTCAAGGAGAACGAGACCCTCCTCGAGGCGGGCGAGGACGAGGGCTGGGACCTCCCCTACGCCTGCCGTCAGGGGCAGTGCATCTCCTGTTCCGGCCACATCGCCGACGGCGGGCACAGCGAGGACTACGTCACGCACCACACCAACGAGATGCTCGGCGACGAGGAGATGTCCGAGGGCTACACGCTCACCTGCGTGGCCTACCCCACCACCGACTTCACCCTCGAAACCGGCGAGAGCCCCTAG
- a CDS encoding M14 family zinc carboxypeptidase, protein MELTRRTTLKALGGLLAAGTLGSSTAGASPSSDRRSRERVALDYLSNDDLLDNDELESVLRALRREYPEHVRLKRIGRSNQRRSIWAVSVGNVTGDDGTDVMAIGQQHGDEMVSSAEGLLSAVQFVASDPSAEAIRENLTLHVVPRANPDGFVARQRYNVDTHAPAAGDDDGIFGGDTGFYTAGEEGVGWDVNRYHWDDWTESNLYQALPEEYPVNPVVEAQALLDAVERVDPDWIIDYHRQGTYCVDPDATFDPENPGEAYERGEYPPSRDDDGGGELVTTSVFWPINEDVPQEAQDLSKRLVWTMTEALTAFDRSTVTRYPGGTYAGIARNAYGLQGRGSVLYELSAGTLGDREFRVRQVFESLLSCLDATADGSLDDVDPENVTQLPERETNGFTV, encoded by the coding sequence ATGGAACTAACCCGACGAACGACTCTGAAGGCCCTCGGTGGGCTCCTCGCCGCCGGCACGCTCGGCAGTTCGACTGCCGGGGCGTCGCCCTCCAGCGACCGGCGCTCGCGCGAGCGCGTCGCACTCGACTACCTCTCGAACGACGACCTCCTCGACAACGACGAACTCGAGTCGGTGCTGCGTGCGCTCCGTCGCGAGTACCCCGAGCACGTCCGCCTCAAGCGCATCGGCCGGTCGAACCAGCGCCGGTCCATCTGGGCGGTCAGCGTCGGGAACGTCACCGGCGACGACGGCACCGACGTGATGGCCATCGGCCAGCAGCACGGCGACGAGATGGTCTCCTCCGCCGAGGGACTGCTCTCGGCGGTGCAGTTCGTCGCGAGCGACCCGAGCGCGGAGGCCATCCGCGAGAACCTCACCCTGCACGTCGTCCCCCGCGCCAACCCCGACGGGTTCGTCGCGCGCCAGCGCTACAACGTCGACACGCACGCGCCCGCGGCCGGCGACGACGACGGCATCTTCGGCGGCGACACCGGTTTCTACACCGCCGGCGAGGAGGGAGTCGGCTGGGACGTCAACCGGTATCACTGGGACGACTGGACCGAGAGCAACCTCTACCAGGCACTCCCCGAGGAGTACCCGGTCAACCCCGTCGTCGAGGCGCAGGCGCTCCTCGACGCCGTCGAGAGGGTCGACCCCGACTGGATTATCGACTACCACCGCCAGGGGACCTACTGCGTCGACCCCGACGCCACCTTCGACCCGGAGAACCCCGGCGAGGCGTACGAGCGTGGGGAGTACCCGCCGTCGCGCGACGACGACGGGGGCGGCGAACTCGTCACCACCTCGGTGTTCTGGCCCATCAACGAGGACGTCCCCCAGGAGGCCCAGGACCTCTCGAAGCGACTCGTCTGGACGATGACCGAGGCGCTCACCGCCTTCGACCGCTCGACGGTCACGCGCTACCCCGGCGGTACCTACGCCGGCATCGCCCGCAACGCCTACGGTCTGCAGGGGCGCGGGAGCGTCCTCTACGAACTGAGCGCCGGCACGCTCGGCGACCGCGAGTTCCGCGTCCGTCAGGTGTTCGAGTCGCTGCTGTCGTGTCTCGACGCCACCGCCGACGGCTCGCTCGACGACGTCGACCCGGAGAACGTCACGCAACTCCCCGAGCGCGAGACGAACGGGTTCACCGTCTGA
- a CDS encoding lipoyl domain-containing protein — MSRDEGEDEADRVALDSGAVWPADADDVEEAVVANWFVREGGRVEADAVVCEIQVEKVSIDVPSPVTGTLAEVLVAENESFARGDPLAYVTPA; from the coding sequence ATGAGCCGGGACGAGGGTGAAGACGAGGCCGACCGGGTGGCGCTCGACTCGGGTGCGGTCTGGCCGGCGGACGCCGACGACGTCGAGGAGGCCGTCGTCGCCAACTGGTTCGTCCGCGAGGGCGGGCGCGTCGAGGCGGACGCCGTGGTCTGTGAGATACAGGTCGAGAAGGTGAGCATCGACGTTCCGTCCCCGGTGACGGGAACGCTCGCCGAGGTGCTGGTCGCGGAGAACGAGTCGTTCGCCCGCGGCGACCCGCTGGCGTACGTCACGCCGGCGTGA
- a CDS encoding valine--tRNA ligase codes for MTGLPDEYDPDRIEQKWRDEWRESDVYAFDGDDEDRPEYVIDTPPPYPTGNLHIGHGLGWTYIDFAARYHRLQGEDVLFPQGWDCHGLPTEVKVEEIHDIHRTEVSREEFRDLCIEYTEEQIDSMHETMDLLGFSIDWDHEFRTMDPEYWGETQRSFVRMAAADYVHRDEHPVNWCPRCETAIADAEVEKEDREGTLYEITFEGVGNDDVDIATTRPELLAACVGIAVDPDDERYADRLDDTFEVPLFGQEVDLFADADVDGEFGTGAVMVCTFGDKQDVTWWAEHDLDLRPVLTEDGHLNEAAGEFAGLTVSEGKEAVASALEDAGVLGAREPTAQSVGVCWRCDTPIEILSKEQWFVRVDQEEILEKAREVEWVPEHMYTRLEEWTEGMDWDWVISRQRVFATPIPAWFCEDCGHVHVAEESDLPLDPTETDPAVGACPDCGGDAWRGETDVMDTWMDSSISPLYISGWPDEEFSPVALRPQGHDIIRTWAFYTLLRTAALEDERPWDEILINGMVFGEDGRKMSKSRGNVVSPDEAVAEHSADAFRQSLALGGQPGTDVQFQWKEVKSASRFLTKVWNITKFASGHFDERTPDVESPAYRDADEWILSRAATVAENVAAHMDEYRYDAALRELREFVWHDLADDYLELIKGRLYEGRPGERNAARHALYTVLSASLRMLSPFAPFLSEEAYRALPGTEGSVHNARWPDLEAHDEDAEARGRLVADVTSEIRGWKSEQGMALNTELDRVEVYLADGERALDTYDLASAVNGPVYIESGRPNVEMVPVGVDPDHATIGPEFRDRAGAVIGALEAADPAEVKAQLDTHGELELDAGGEVAVLTADAVDVVEEQRAASGEEVTVLELDDATVLIYEG; via the coding sequence ATGACAGGACTACCAGACGAGTACGACCCGGACCGAATCGAGCAGAAGTGGCGCGACGAGTGGCGCGAGAGCGACGTCTACGCGTTCGACGGTGACGACGAGGACCGCCCCGAGTACGTCATCGACACGCCGCCGCCGTACCCCACCGGCAACCTCCACATCGGTCACGGCCTCGGGTGGACCTACATCGACTTCGCCGCCCGCTACCACCGCCTGCAGGGCGAGGACGTCCTCTTCCCGCAGGGGTGGGACTGCCACGGCCTCCCGACGGAGGTGAAAGTCGAGGAGATACACGACATCCACCGGACGGAGGTCTCTCGCGAGGAGTTCCGCGACCTGTGTATCGAGTACACCGAAGAACAGATCGACTCGATGCACGAGACGATGGACCTCCTCGGGTTCTCCATCGACTGGGACCACGAGTTCCGGACGATGGACCCCGAGTACTGGGGGGAGACCCAGCGGTCGTTCGTCCGGATGGCCGCCGCCGACTACGTCCACCGCGACGAACACCCGGTCAACTGGTGTCCGCGCTGTGAGACCGCCATCGCCGACGCCGAAGTCGAGAAGGAAGACCGCGAGGGGACGCTCTACGAAATCACGTTCGAGGGCGTCGGCAACGACGACGTCGACATCGCCACCACCCGGCCGGAACTGCTCGCCGCCTGCGTCGGCATCGCGGTCGACCCCGACGACGAGCGCTACGCCGACCGCCTCGACGACACCTTCGAGGTGCCGCTGTTCGGCCAGGAGGTCGACCTGTTCGCCGACGCCGACGTCGACGGCGAGTTCGGGACCGGCGCGGTCATGGTCTGTACCTTCGGCGACAAGCAGGACGTGACGTGGTGGGCCGAACACGACCTCGACCTCCGGCCCGTCCTCACGGAGGACGGCCACCTGAACGAGGCGGCCGGCGAGTTCGCCGGCCTCACCGTCAGCGAGGGGAAGGAGGCCGTCGCGTCGGCCCTGGAGGACGCGGGCGTCCTCGGCGCCCGCGAACCGACCGCCCAGTCGGTCGGCGTCTGCTGGCGCTGTGACACCCCCATCGAAATCCTCTCGAAGGAACAGTGGTTCGTCCGCGTCGACCAGGAGGAGATACTCGAGAAGGCTCGCGAGGTCGAGTGGGTACCCGAGCACATGTACACTCGCCTGGAGGAGTGGACCGAGGGGATGGACTGGGACTGGGTCATCTCCCGTCAGCGCGTCTTCGCGACGCCCATCCCCGCGTGGTTCTGCGAGGACTGCGGACACGTCCACGTCGCCGAGGAGTCGGACCTCCCGCTCGACCCCACCGAGACCGACCCGGCCGTCGGGGCCTGCCCGGACTGCGGGGGCGACGCGTGGCGCGGCGAGACGGACGTCATGGACACGTGGATGGACTCCTCTATCTCCCCGCTGTACATCAGCGGCTGGCCGGACGAGGAGTTCTCGCCGGTCGCGCTCCGCCCGCAGGGCCACGACATCATCCGCACGTGGGCGTTCTACACCCTCCTCCGGACCGCCGCACTGGAGGACGAACGTCCCTGGGACGAGATACTCATCAACGGAATGGTCTTCGGCGAGGACGGCCGCAAGATGTCGAAGTCGCGCGGGAACGTCGTCTCGCCGGACGAGGCGGTCGCGGAGCACTCCGCCGACGCCTTCCGGCAGTCGCTCGCGCTCGGTGGCCAGCCCGGTACCGACGTCCAGTTCCAGTGGAAGGAGGTGAAGTCCGCCTCGCGGTTCCTCACCAAGGTGTGGAACATCACGAAGTTCGCCTCCGGGCACTTCGACGAGCGGACGCCCGACGTCGAGAGCCCCGCCTACCGCGACGCCGACGAGTGGATCCTCTCGCGGGCTGCGACCGTCGCCGAGAACGTCGCCGCCCACATGGACGAGTACCGCTACGACGCGGCGCTCCGGGAACTCCGCGAGTTCGTCTGGCACGACCTGGCCGACGACTACCTCGAACTCATCAAGGGCCGGCTCTACGAGGGGCGGCCGGGCGAGCGCAACGCCGCCCGCCACGCGCTCTACACCGTGCTGTCGGCCTCACTGCGGATGCTCTCGCCGTTCGCGCCGTTCCTCTCGGAGGAGGCCTACCGGGCGCTCCCGGGGACGGAAGGGAGCGTTCACAACGCGCGCTGGCCCGACCTGGAGGCGCACGACGAGGACGCGGAGGCGCGTGGCCGACTCGTCGCGGACGTCACCAGCGAGATACGCGGCTGGAAGTCCGAGCAGGGGATGGCGCTCAACACGGAACTCGACCGCGTCGAGGTCTACCTCGCCGACGGCGAGCGTGCGCTCGACACGTACGACCTCGCGAGCGCCGTCAACGGCCCCGTCTACATCGAGAGCGGCCGGCCGAACGTCGAGATGGTTCCGGTCGGCGTCGACCCCGACCACGCCACCATCGGGCCGGAGTTCCGCGACCGGGCGGGGGCGGTCATCGGCGCACTCGAGGCCGCCGACCCCGCCGAAGTGAAGGCACAACTCGACACCCACGGCGAACTCGAACTCGACGCCGGCGGCGAGGTCGCCGTCCTGACGGCCGACGCCGTCGACGTCGTCGAGGAACAGCGCGCCGCGAGCGGCGAGGAGGTCACGGTGCTCGAACTCGACGACGCGACCGTCCTCATCTACGAGGGCTGA